The region agagAATTTTAGGAAGtagtttgctttatttttttatttattggggGGCCTTGAAACGGAAACCGAATATGGCCCAACTTCGTTTCATCTTCCAGAAGAGTGTTTGAAATGGTTTTTTGAGGCTGCATGTTATATTTATTTCCTAATTCCCCCATCTCATAAGCTGGGAGTGTATTTCCCTATTTCCTAAGCTGACAGTGTATGCACAAATGGAGGAAGGGAAAACAAGACTTGATAGTTCAGATCTGCACATGGGCTGTCGCCGTGCTATGCAGATGGGATAACCGATGAATATGTTCCTGCAATCGTCTTtatcaaaaagagaaaagggCAGGCCGCAGATTACCGATGTCTATCATGGAAAACTAATTCGAAAAAGGGATCTCTTCTCCTCGAGGTTTTTTAGCGGATCTCTCTTTCCAAAACCGCAGGCATTGTATTTAAACTTAAGGCATTGTATTTGAACTTTTGCATGGAATCGCAAGATTCCTTGCGGAAGGAGTGATGGTGTTTCAGCCGTGAAAATGTAAATATACTCTGTATGGCACCTGCTGCATGACTAAGAAGATGTCTATTGGTCTTTCCCTGCAAAGTTAATCTGtaatattgaaaataagttcatgatataattgaaaaggATGAAATGACAGAAAATGAAGCCAAATCTATTCAGAAATCTGACTCTATTTGCCTTCCCTGAAACGAGAGCAGCAAtctgttttaaaaatgaatGGAAGGACAGATATGGCCATGCCACAACAAGATGGGGGGATGACAGCAAACACCATAAGTCCGTAGCAGTCACTTGGAGCATGCAGCCACAAAATTATCGATGATTTCGGATAGATACATTTAAAAGCACACTTTCGATGGAATATTTGTTATTCTTGGAAACAACAATTTTCCTTAGCCTAAAACAAGACGGGTATTTAGACATGAATACATTCTAATGAAAACCACCACTTCGGTTCAATATCTTAAGAGGTGTTTTACAACTACGATTTTCTATTCTCATGTGATATCTTCTATGCTAGGATGTACAGACAGGCACCTTCCACCATCCTGATTAACGCTAGGAGGGTTGAATTCTCTTCAACCGTTGAACAACTTGCTTCATCGTAGGCCTGTTTGAGAGGCTGTCAACTGTACAAGTGACGGCCAAGTGCAGCATATCTACCAGATCATCATGCGGACCAGAATCCCAGAGTCCTGTAGTGAAGACCTCCTTCGCTTGACCATGTCGCAATAGCATGCATGCCCAAGAAACAATATTAAAACCATTCTCTTgtgaagaaaatgaaggatCCAACGGTTTCTTATCTGATATCAACTCAAGTAGCACCACACCATAGCTGTAAACATCTGCCTTCTCGGAGACACGACAGGTCATAGCATATTCCGGGGCAACATATCCAAATGTTCCTGCTACACCAGTTGTTGCATGGGTTTCAGAGGTTCCCAAAAGCCTAGATAATCCAAAGTCGGACAAGTAAGCATTGAAGTCATTATCCAGCAATATGTTATTGGGCTTGACATCACGGTGCAGAACACGAGGAGCACATTGATCATGAAGATAAGAAAGCGCCCGGGCTACATCCAAAGCAATCTTGTGAAGAATCTTCCAACTAACCTCCCTTGTCGATCTCTCTTTAATGAAATCTTCCAAATTACCTCCTGGcaagtaattatatatgaggaACATCTCTGTTTCGCTGGCATGGTATCCTATCAAAGTAACAAGATTGGGATGCCTCACCCTCCCAAGGGCCTTTATCTCAGCATCAAATTGTTGAACACCTTGAAACCTTCCAACAGCAAGCTTCTTTATGGCCACTAGGCTTCCTGGAGAAATTTCAGCCTTGTAAGTGGCACCAAACCCTCCATTCCCAATGCAATTGATCGAGTTGAAATTCCCTGTTGCTTGTACAATATTCTCATATAATAATGGAACACCAATGTCAACAAATGTGGTAATTTCCTTGGGTTCGGAAACCTGAACCCTGGCCATTGGGATCCGTTTTCTTGTGTAAAAGAAGAGAACAACCAAAGCTAGAAGAACAGAAACAATGGCTGATGCAGATGCTATGGATGCAATCTCAATTGAATTAAACCCAGCTTTAGACCCTGGTGAAGAAGTACCATTGCTATCTGTCGAATCAGATGGAGCAGATTGGAGGAATCTATGGCATGGGTTAGGATATGGATTTCCAGGGGCATTGCCGCAATTTGCCACTTTACGAATCAAGGGGAATGGCTCAGAAAGGTTATTTAAGGAGACATTAACTGTAGATAGTGATGCTGCCTTAGATAAACCAGAGGGAATCTGTCCTGAGAAATTGTTGTTGTCAAGCAAAAGAACAGTTAGGTTTTTCAAAAGCACAATGTCCTGTGGAATCTCACCGGACAGGGAATTTGAAGAAAGATTTAACACTTCAAGAGAACGTAACCTCCCCAAGCCAGAAGGGATGGCACCAGTCAGGTTGTTGCCAGACAAGGAAATGTGCTTCAAGTACTTCAATCGATAGAGCCTTGCTGGAATTTGACCCCACAGTCTATTACCACTGAAGTCAAGGGTGATGAGTGATCTCAAATTCCCAAGACTGGGAGGAATATACCCTGAAATTTCATTGTCAGAGGCATCCAAAAATCTAAGAGATCTGCACATTGCACCAATATTCAATGGAATAGGacctaataatttgtttttgctaacATCAGCAATCATTCCATTTAATTCACCGCACTTTCTAAATAAGCTTCCAGGAAACGATCCGGTGAGCGTGTTCCCAGCAGCAAGAAAGGCATAATCAATCTGCTTCCCATATCTCTCTGGAATAACTGGGAGCCAACGGATTTGACCAGTAAAGTTGTTTC is a window of Populus nigra chromosome 10, ddPopNigr1.1, whole genome shotgun sequence DNA encoding:
- the LOC133705689 gene encoding LRR receptor-like serine/threonine-protein kinase RPK2, with the translated sequence MKCNLLSKTLLFFFFFFFFSLSCFLSLVSGDEAFPDKSVLLEFKSAVSDPYGILSSWNPNSSNKTSHCSWFGVTCNSKSRVISLNITGGDGYGGNSKVPPCSRSLKFPFFSLGTKRTCYNHDGKLKGKLSPSIGKLSELRVLSLPYNEFSGEIPMEIWGLDKLQVLDLEGNLFAGKLPDEFAGLKKLRVLNLGFNRLDGGIPISLSNSVSMEVLNLAGNMLTGSIPGFFVSFRKLRELNLANNELNGTVPGGFGSNCRYLEHLDLSGNFLAGGIPLTLGNCQQLRILLLFSNMLTGVIPRKLGQLSRLEVLDVSKNFINGAVPAELGNCVELSVLILSNLFETQPGERNKSGKVLVGLSRVAGVEYNHFVGSLPAEVAALPKLRILWAPRATLKGKLPTSWGDCESLEMVNLAQNGFYGQIKGAFERCKKLYHLDLSSNRLRGELDRNLPVPCMTVFDVSHNLLSGPIPRFDYNVCSPSLNSDPVQVDDPSGYVPFFTRETRVASHLPFVPASLAVIHNFGGNNFTGQIRWLPVIPERYGKQIDYAFLAAGNTLTGSFPGSLFRKCGELNGMIADVSKNKLLGPIPLNIGAMCRSLRFLDASDNEISGYIPPSLGNLRSLITLDFSGNRLWGQIPARLYRLKYLKHISLSGNNLTGAIPSGLGRLRSLEVLNLSSNSLSGEIPQDIVLLKNLTVLLLDNNNFSGQIPSGLSKAASLSTVNVSLNNLSEPFPLIRKVANCGNAPGNPYPNPCHRFLQSAPSDSTDSNGTSSPGSKAGFNSIEIASIASASAIVSVLLALVVLFFYTRKRIPMARVQVSEPKEITTFVDIGVPLLYENIVQATGNFNSINCIGNGGFGATYKAEISPGSLVAIKKLAVGRFQGVQQFDAEIKALGRVRHPNLVTLIGYHASETEMFLIYNYLPGGNLEDFIKERSTREVSWKILHKIALDVARALSYLHDQCAPRVLHRDVKPNNILLDNDFNAYLSDFGLSRLLGTSETHATTGVAGTFGYVAPEYAMTCRVSEKADVYSYGVVLLELISDKKPLDPSFSSQENGFNIVSWACMLLRHGQAKEVFTTGLWDSGPHDDLVDMLHLAVTCTVDSLSNRPTMKQVVQRLKRIQPS